The DNA window ATTACCCTATATCATAACCAGGCTTTGCTTCTCGCTCTTCATAAGTCGAAGGTGACCGAGGAGCAGCGAAGATTCGCAATAGACAAACACGAACCACTTTTAACATTCGCTCTAAGCTGTGGAACGTACTCGTCTCCCGCGGTAATTCTAGACCAGAAAACTCACGTGTAAGATAGTGTACCGAcatattaacatttttctaCTTATATAGGTGAGGATCTACAATGCAAACAATATTCAAGAGGATCTTGTAGAGGCACAACGCGATTTCATTCGAGCTTCGGTAGGTGTTAGCAACAAAGGGAGATTATTGGTACCGAAACTGCTATATTGTTTCGCCAAAAACTCGGTTGACGATGCAAATTTAGCAGTGTGGATATCTCACTACCTTCCACCCCATCAAGCTGCGTTTGTTCAGGGTTGCATATCTCAGAGGCGACAAAGCCTAATCGGGTCTCGAAACTGTGGTATTCTTCCTTTCGATTCTCGCTTTCGATACTTGTTTTTGGCTGAGAAATCTTCATTGCAATGATATCTTCATCCATCCTGCCTTTGGTTGGTTGCACAATGTGGGtgtaaatttagattttaggaAGAATTGTTGATGTTAGGTAGGTGGAAATGGTGCTCCTAAGTTTTGTATATTTTGCATCTTAGGGGGAAGGGAGTTTAGTTCATATTCTAAGGGTGATTGATGTGCATATTTATAGTCCCAATAAGCTTTACCNGGCTAATCTCCTGttctttttatatatgaaTTTCATGGGTGGTTTCTTAGtaaagataataaaatttactagttttttttttacaacataatattaaatgattatgaaaatatataaattaatgtttataataataaaaaaagatttaccATGTCTAGTGATTGACCCTAAAAACCTCAAGCTCGGGGCACAAGTTCATATAAGATTAGACATTTAATCTATACAATCTAGATTTGTGTcaatatatgatatttgaacttgaaataacttgtatttaataagtttctaaattttttatatggggtataatatgtttataaagtttcaaatttgtaacATTAACAATTAAATGttgtcaaatatatatttaataggtCAGGATGAATATTCTCTAGAAATTAATGTATTctattaattacaaaattgaaaattttaaattcaatcgGACACAATAATTTATCTGTGTCGgctataaaaattaatttttaaaattttagttaaaattgaaaatttgaaagtttatgtttaaaaGTTGATTAAcaccaaaacataaaaaattcaaatttcaccaAAATGCCTCAAACAGATATTCGAATTTGGTTCGGTttgattttgcattttttagtgttcttttaattaaaaaaatgttatccAGTTTTAGTTAAGTTTTTGaatctaaaaaatagaatcaaatAGCATTTACATTTCTTTCGggtttattaatatttaaaacaatcaattttatattaaaaaaatacccttttttttaataataaaaaagaaaaaaagagctATTCAtgcaacaaaagaaaaaaaaaacacataaaataaaatattaaaaactaattttgagaatgaaaaagatgaatttgAGGTTGTAATGGAAGTAATAAAATAGCacagaaaggaagaaaaaaaaaaaaaaaaagtgtagtCAAGGTCCATCATCACCATCGCCGATCAAATTGCAGATATCTGAACACTCCACCAAACTGCAAAATCCCCAAAACTTAACCGATTATTAAGAAGTTTGGTAGGCATTATTAGATGAGCTATTAGATGAGCCTGACTCTCTACCGTGGTATgaatattatccattttaagCCTAAGCTTTAtggatattgtccattttaagcATGAGTTTTTGGTAACTTTGTTTTGGACATCTTttcaaaaggtctcataccaatggagagagagttgtttgattataaactccatgattattccctaaattagtcggactttcatcatccaacgaGCCTGACTTCTTCGACAAGCTAATATATGCAAACACAGATACTAACtaataacttcaaattttagcGGTGGTTAGAGTTGGTCACCGACAGTAGTCGGGGGGTTAACAATCACCGAACCCAATTGTCAATCGTAGCAACAAGGTTGAGGATCAAGGGTCGCCAATTGAGATCAGGGACCAACAAGTAGCATCTGGGATCAAAGACCATCGACTGAGACTGGGGATTGGTGATCGATGGCTGGTGATAGGAGAACATTGATTGAGATTGGGTGCTGATGAATAATGATTGGGACCGAGCGAACAATGACTAGTGTCCAGGACCGGTGGCAAGAAATCGAGCCCAGCAACAACTGACCATTACTGAAATGGTCGTTCATCACTGGCCTCTACTTGGTGGTAATCCCCAATGGATaacccttttttcttcaattttaaacttggtttcaaatgtttcatttactgacttttttttctcaaacaaaaatggaataaaattaaaactactTTGAGATTCAAAGAGGAATACGTACCAGTATTGACGACTTCGAAAACCTTGCTTGAAAACAACAATCGGTCTGCAAACAATAAACGAAGAAATTCCAGAGATCAAACACTAAGAATTCGGCTTAATTTCCTACAAATTTGTGTGTGTTCATCAATAGCCATTTTCCAATAATCTATCCTTACCTTCTGATGTTCAGAGGGCCTTCTCCGGGTGATCCATCGCCGCCTCGAATGCAAGTTCCAACGCACTTAATCGTGCACGATTCCGCCTTCCTCGACTTCGGCCGTTGAATTCTCGCCTTCTTACAGTCGCTCGGCTGCGCGCACTCGCCGGAAAGCGTCTGCGGAATGTTAGACAGCGTAGTGctttcttcttgttgttcCGATAAGTTGCTGCTACTCTCGATAGCGGCTGACGGCGCCGGCGAAACAATCACGACTGCGGCTGCTAAAATCGCCGCCGCAGTGGTTGCAATCCGGCAACTGGCTCTGGTTAGCGCAAGCGGAGCGGTGAATCGGACGACGGCGCTGTTCCAATTTGGATGCGCTAGGGCTGGTATCGGTGGAAATGGACCTTTTACATGGCTTATCATTCTGAAGTTTTGGATTCGATTTTGACTCTACTCTGCTCTGGCCTTCGAGAATCGAatcatcttcctcttcttctggATAATGTGTGTTGATTTTTGAAACGCTTTTTTTGAAGATCGGCGTTGATCCACGTGTTGATATGGATGGCTTGAATATAATAGGATGGGAAGAAAAGGGATAACTAGTTTCTGGCCCTGCTTTTATCACACCCACCAATTTACCATTtcaaccttaaattaaaccctaagaaaatatagtttttagaCCGGATGGAGCCGGATAAGGTGAAGACGGAAGTAGAGAATATAATCCCGACTTTGACCCAATTTATCTAACGGGATGTATCCCAGTCCCTCCCTCATTCTCTATCTAAATGGGTAATCCCTTTTCCATTTGAGACGAGTCCCCAGAAGCTACGACCTTTCAAGTAAAATAAACATCTCTATTTTGAACAATTATTAACTCCATGGatgaagtttctttttttttgtcggattttttttaactgaaTATCCATTCGGCTTCATGCTGGGTACAatctcaaaacaaaaatcaaatgacaACAAAGGAAGTAAaaggtatatttttataaacatcGAGAAGTCTCTTCAGCTtttcaatgtgagatcttcGACAAAAGAGACGACTATGTGTTTAGTACACATGAAAGATATTACAACAAGTGTCTAAACCACATGAATTTAATCGGAACATAAATATTCATATGAAGTATGCTTATTCTAGTGTCATCCTACATTTTATCCCTCTAAGAGTTTGAGAATACAAATATGGTACACCTTGTATTATACATGTGCACGACGAGTGCAGAGTCGATACTGAAAGATACGGTCTCTTCAACGACATCTATAGCAGCAGATAATGAACAAAGGTAATGGAGCCGAGGTCGAGTCCTACTAGAACTATGTGATCAGTATGATTTCTGAGCTTTCCAGCTACATTGTTTCAGGAAGATCTTGTCCCTTGGTTTCAAATGGGAAGAACACAACACAGATCCCTGACACAAAAAATACaatctcaaacaaaacaatggCCGCTGTTTGATGGCATCCTTTAACCAAAGCTACTGCCACAAGAGGGCATAACATTCCCCCAATTCTTCCAATAGAGCTAGCAACCCCAAATCCAGTTGTTCGGATTGAGGTTGGATATATCTGAAGATTGCATAGATGGTAAGAGTATAAATAAGAAAGAGCTTAAGAAAAACTACATAAaaatctcaaggcaagaacaatTGTTGTACCAAGAAACGCAAACATGGCGGAAAATAAAGATGTCTTATAAGAGAGCAACATGGATGAGTAAAAAGAGTTCAGTTTTAAAGAAGAAAGGCATATGATAGGAGAAAGCAAGTCCAGATAAAAAAGAACCATAGTATCAAAAGCAGACAACAACAGACCATTCTCTTAAAACATCACAATGTTATCTTTGGCAATGTAAAGTTTAGTGTTCCAACTTACCTCAGGAGCATATATACAGACAACTGTGAATGTAGATGTGATACAGACGCGAGCTCCAAACAAAAGGCTCGTTGTCAATCCATCAATCCTATAAAACGCTAGGGGAAATAGAAATGTGGCGCCCAGGAAGAACAGTGAAGACATCGATAGCTTACGCCCGATTCTGTCAACCATGACAGCTGATAATAATAGACCAGGTAActcttcaaagaaaatttgtggtTAGATTATCATCCACGCAACAAAGGGTTGCCCCTAACTAGAGGAAACTTTGGAACAACCAGAAGACTGTTACCTGCAAAACTAGAGATAAAGACATCTCTGAAGTGGAAATCTTCATGTTCTTTTAGATGTAAATCAGTAGACGTACAGCTATCTGTCCCAGTCAACTCAGAGGTCAGCAACACGAGGCCATAGTAAGAGAAGGCATTGCCAAAGAAAACCACCCAGAGGAGCAATGTAGACACAATCAGTTCTCGAGAAAGAAGCTTTAACAATGGAGAGAGACCCaccatattaaattttgttgctTGAGAAGTTTCAACTTTCGTTTGTGTTGGTGAAAGCAATTGTACAACTTCCAGGGGAATACGTTGCTTCTCAAAATCACATGTGTCACTAGAAACAAGAACACCAGGAGGGAGATTTGTTCTATTACGTCGTGctattttctctaaaataaTAGCTGCATCACTTGTTCTACCTTGTAAAATGAGATATCGTGGGGACTCCGGAGTAAATTGGTAGAAGAGTAGTAGGAgaaatgaaggaaaagaagaaagtgcGAGGAGCCACCTCCAGCCCAATTTTGGCATGACCATCTGCAAGTAAGAGGGCATACATAAAGGTTACTGCAACCATTTTAATGGTCTCGGCTGAAAGGCATAGactatacaaaaataaataaaataagaaaactgTAACCAGCgaatcccaccgctagcagatattgtcctctttaggctttcctcccctcaaaatttttaaaactagtcgttagggagaggtttccacacccttctaaaaaatgtttcgttctcctccccaaccgacgtgggatctcacaatccactcctttggggttcagcgtccttactggcacactgccttgtgTCTACCTCACTTCGGAGTTCAGTCTCATCGCTCATAGCAGGCAAATCACCCTAATCTCCAAAATTAGATATCGTCTGCAAAGTTGCTTGACTAGAAATGAACATGCACTGGAACATAACTGAAAGCTAGATTATACCCATGCCAATGAAGCTTCAAGGATTGTTCCAATGGTCCAGAATGCTGAAAAAATAACCATCCACGTGCCTCTTTCAGGAGCAGGAATGAATTCCAAGAACCAGGATGCAAGTACAGGGCCACCTCCCAACCCAACGCCAACTAGACAGCGAAGAATCAACAAAGATATATAATTTGGGGCAAAAACACTTAGAAATCCAGCGATGGAAGTGATTGTTGCTGTAATGAAGAAACCTTTCCTGAATGAGAAAAAGCAAAGGAAATATAGAATCAAGATTGTCATAAACGTTCAGTTCTATATCATAAGAACTCAATTTCAAAGTTCGGaatataatacaattttttataagtATCAGTCCAAAGATTGTTCAAATTGAAAGCCAAGGATGCAAGTAGAttgttcaaaatgtattaaGTGGAAGGAAGTCGCATCATCAAGCTTACACATATGTAAATGAAAGTGAAATGATATTAGAATAAAGGAGACCTGCCTTCGTCCGTAGATATCAGAAACTATGCCCCATGAATAGGCCCCAACTAACATGCCTGCAAAAACCACACTGGTAATCAAAGACTCTTCACGGGGAGAAAGGCTCCACGCAGACTGAACTGCAGGTCCAACAAAGGAGAGTAACATCATTTCCATAGCTTCTGAAACCCATCCCATTCCAGCATAAACAAGCACAAGAATTTGGTAATTCCCAAAACCCATGGATACAAGAGCTTCATCAATAGTGTACCTCGGACTTTCACCTCCATCCTCCACCTTACAAGACAAGGACAAGTATCATGCAAATAATTCATGTGGGAAATCTCCACTTTTATACAGAGTTCAtaattctttccttttgataATAGTTTAAATTGATTGGCCCTAATAAGATAGCTGTTGGGTGTTCTGTTCCTTTGAATAATTGATCTTAAGAGATGGTTTGAACACAACTTGGAGGCACAAAACCTTCCTGCAAATCTCTAGATGTATTTGTAGAAACCAACGGAGCCCCATCCAttaaaagcaaacaaaaactaCATTGGAAGGAAGGGCTCAAAGACCCATAAACAAAGTACGCAACATAGAAAATCCATTCATTCAATTCCTCAAACCAATTATCAAAACAATCAAAAGTTAATCCATGTTCAATTCCTCACTAAAAACACACCCCAACCATAACAATTCCTTCAATCAAAACTTCTAAAAAGGAGTTTTCAGACGAAAACAAAACAGTACAtgaatcaaaacaaacaaaaggcCAGTAGACAGATTTGCAGGAAAACGGCAATGCACAAATGCAAGAAACAAGATTATAGAATCCTAACAGAAGAGTGTTCCCCACTTCATATCAACTCCAAAATCACAGGAAAGAATAACAAATGAATGAATCGAGTGTATAACGGATACAAATATTCATAACTAATCGATTAACAAATACGCATCGAAGgataagagagaaagaagacgAACCTGCTGTGGTTCTGTAGAAATAACAAAGGGACGTTCCTCCATTTCAAGTCCCTGAATCGATTATGGCATCTGTAGATGACGCGCGTTTTATTTGAAGACTTCAACGTACAAAATTAACTTCGCCAAATTTCCTGTTTTGCCCTTCACTATTTCTATCTTAgtattaattttcttacctaaattttgtgttagaataaattaaaaaaaaaaattaaaattaagatttattagatttttaaattatattttactaGTAAGTTATTTgattccaaattaaaattttgaaaatttattaaattaaaagtttaagaatttattagacaGTTTTTAAAGTGTAtggattaaataaatacaaagtgGAAGAATTATAACTAAACCGTAATTTAATCTCAActttataaaagtaattatgTATAGTTAACGAGTAATCAAAtatccaatttttcttttagaagcTATCTTAAACTTATCGTGAATCTACGTCCCAAGATACTTTTCACAtggtaaaagtatttttgtcATATCTAAAAGAATTTATTCTTTGAACCGTATGTTTAGATATGAcgtaatagtattttttaaaaaattaaaagcagAGGGATCTccctttaatttttgtatggTTAATATAGGGGtcggagtttttttttatggagaaTAAGATGCCTCGTAATAGAATGTCAGAGGACAAGATGACGACGAATCAAATAACGGTCTTTGGTATTGCATAGAAAATGTTACTAGagtttcatataaataaaatatttttaataattttattacatacttatataaatgttaataaataagtaattcatttattttttttttagtcaaaataaattaaataaattattatggatttattataattaaataattaataataataaaattgcaAAATAAACAATTCATTAATTGAGTTtattccaaataaaataaattaaaagatgaatgttataaaaaatatatattaaaaaaattaatattttgttgtcCTCAATTACTtcaaagaattttattttattacttttgttagtttatttttattaaaaatttaatggataaatatatcataaataatatgcattttgaattttgagttgtttaaacgttaatattaataattattctcaaataaataatttataagaaaaattgaaaagataaataatatatataaataatttatagaattagaaaaaatcatattaaaaaaaaaaaaaaaagagacgagttaaaaaaaatcaagataaataaataatttaaggaagaaataataatacaaaagaacaaaaaaaaaaaagtacaccTCTTTTATGATGTTTAAATCTTTCATagatttatattttcctctttatttatatcatattttcccccaacaaaatcaatctttatccaaaaaaaaaaaaaaaaaaaaaaaaaaaaaaNagatttatttaattaataattttaaattttcaatataatttatatttaaaaaaatgtaaaatattctaataaacCGTTTTCAGTATTTAATCTTCAACGTAATTactcaaataaacaaaatctaaGTGTGTTTGGGGCAGAACATAAGAGAAATCATTGACtattaatcttaaaaaaaactaatatctATCGTTAGATTATATGAGACCATAAATTTTCagaagtataattttttttttaatttttttatttcataccTGGTTATAGAGTAGCAATTGT is part of the Cucurbita pepo subsp. pepo cultivar mu-cu-16 chromosome LG03, ASM280686v2, whole genome shotgun sequence genome and encodes:
- the LOC111790064 gene encoding uncharacterized protein LOC111790064 isoform X1 is translated as MISHVKGPFPPIPALAHPNWNSAVVRFTAPLALTRASCRIATTAAAILAAAVVIVSPAPSAAIESSSNLSEQQEESTTLSNIPQTLSGECAQPSDCKKARIQRPKSRKAESCTIKCVGTCIRGGDGSPGEGPLNIRRPIVVFKQGFRSRQYCHRSPIPSLSRWSLIPDATCWSLISIGDP
- the LOC111791770 gene encoding organic cation/carnitine transporter 7-like isoform X1; the encoded protein is MEERPFVISTEPQQVEDGGESPRYTIDEALVSMGFGNYQILVLVYAGMGWVSEAMEMMLLSFVGPAVQSAWSLSPREESLITSVVFAGMLVGAYSWGIVSDIYGRRKGFFITATITSIAGFLSVFAPNYISLLILRCLVGVGLGGGPVLASWFLEFIPAPERGTWMVIFSAFWTIGTILEASLAWMVMPKLGWRWLLALSSFPSFLLLLFYQFTPESPRYLILQGRTSDAAIILEKIARRNRTNLPPGVLVSSDTCDFEKQRIPLEVVQLLSPTQTKVETSQATKFNMVGLSPLLKLLSRELIVSTLLLWVVFFGNAFSYYGLVLLTSELTGTDSCTSTDLHLKEHEDFHFRDVFISSFAELPGLLLSAVMVDRIGRKLSMSSLFFLGATFLFPLAFYRIDGLTTSLLFGARVCITSTFTVVCIYAPEIYPTSIRTTGFGVASSIGRIGGMLCPLVAVALVKGCHQTAAIVLFEIVFFVSGICVVFFPFETKGQDLPETM
- the LOC111791770 gene encoding organic cation/carnitine transporter 7-like isoform X2, producing MEERPFVISTEPQQVEDGGESPRYTIDEALVSMGFGNYQILVLVYAGMGWVSEAMEMMLLSFVGPAVQSAWSLSPREESLITSVVFAGMLVGAYSWGIVSDIYGRRKGFFITATITSIAGFLSVFAPNYISLLILRCLVGVGLGGGPVLASWFLEFIPAPERGTWMVIFSAFWTIGTILEASLAWMVMPKLGWRWLLALSSFPSFLLLLFYQFTPESPRYLILQGRTSDAAIILEKIARRNRTNLPPGVLVSSDTCDFEKQRIPLEVVQLLSPTQTKVETSQATKFNMVGLSPLLKLLSRELIVSTLLLWVVFFGNAFSYYGLVLLTSELTGTDSCTSTDLHLKEHEDFHFRDVFISSFAAVMVDRIGRKLSMSSLFFLGATFLFPLAFYRIDGLTTSLLFGARVCITSTFTVVCIYAPEIYPTSIRTTGFGVASSIGRIGGMLCPLVAVALVKGCHQTAAIVLFEIVFFVSGICVVFFPFETKGQDLPETM
- the LOC111790064 gene encoding uncharacterized protein LOC111790064 isoform X2; translation: MISHVKGPFPPIPALAHPNWNSAVVRFTAPLALTRASCRIATTAAAILAAAVVIVSPAPSAAIESSSNLSEQQEESTTLSNIPQTLSGECAQPSDCKKARIQRPKSRKAESCTIKCVGTCIRGGDGSPGEGPLNIRRPIVVFKQGFRSRQYCLVECSDICNLIGDGDDGP